Genomic DNA from bacterium:
TTCGATCTTCGGAAAATCTTCCGGTGAGAAGACGTGTTCGAGATCGAAATCGTAGTAGAAACCGTCGTCGATGACCGGCCCAATGGCAAACTCAACATTGCCGTAAAGCCGCGCCACCGCCTGCGCCATCACGTGCGCCGCGGTATGACGTAACAGTTCAAGACCTTGCTTCGTATTCGGCAGTACCGGAACGAACGACCCTTCGGTGCGCGTCGGGGTCTGCAAATCGAAAAACGTTTCGCCTTGCAAAATTCCGATTGCATCCTTCACACCGGCGGTGGCTAATACTGCACCGACCGGTTCATTCGGATTGAACTCAATCCGCTGTTCCTTCCACTCGATTACTGCCATGATCTCCTCTTTTCTGTTTTACTGGAGGTTAGGCAATCCTGCCTGACCTTCAATTGACGGGCGGACATGGGAGTCCGCCCCTACCCTGTTCCCGGGACAAAATAACACGCCCCGCTCTCTTCGCAAAAAAAACCGGGCTACCCTTCGATAGCCCGGTTTCACAAATCGTTAACCCGCAGTCTACCGAAGGTAAATCGCCTTCCGTGTTGTCGTGTAACCCGTCGTTGTCGCGATTCGGACAAAGTACATGCCGCTTCCCATGCCTTGTAAAGAGATGGGCAGGATGTTAATCCCGGCGGGTAATTGTCGATAGTCTTGCGACACTGCTAATCGTCCTTCGGTCGTGTATACGGAAATTTTCGCGCCAGCCGCTTGCGGTAATGTGATACGTAGCGAAGCGGTCGCATTAAACGGATTGGGATAAATATCGCTCACTGAGTAGGTCGAAGGCAAGTTGTGCTCCCCCGGTTCCGATACATCGGAGGGGGCTAACCATACTCGGATGTTCGCCAACAAATCGCTCAATGTTCCAGTTTCCGTGGTGGAAATTCCTTCCAAGGCCACCGTAAAGAGAACGATCTTCCCGTTACCAACGACTTTTTGCACACCGCAGGCTTCACCGGTTGTACCCAAGGTATAACAAGCAGTCGCACTGGTTCCCACCGTGACAGTACTCTGAGATACTCGTCCATTGCCGGCGCCGTGTCCTCCGCCAAGATACATAGTCCCGGCACTACCTATCGTAGTGGTTTGAACCCCTTCGATCGTATTGTGCAGAAGATCGTTATGCAATGGAGTCACATCGACCACAGTCGTCAAAAACGAGAGGGCGGCAGGATCTTCGGGAATATTCTGCGATACCATCAGCAATTTGCCACCAGCTTGCAGGTAAGCGGTAATCGCTGTTTGATCGAGAGCGTCGATGGTCGAGGTCGCATTACCGGTAATCCAAATCACCCAACCATAGTTGCGCATGAAGTTCGCCGGTAAGGTCCCATTCATCGTCATATCATACTTATTGAACTGAATGTTCATTACGGTAGCAACACTATCGTAATACGTCTCAAAGCTGCTGCCTTCGTCGTCGTCGATGATGAGCAATTCCGGCCAACCGACGTAATAGTCAAAGTAGTATTCGGCACTAAAATCACCCGGTTGGGCAAACACTTGCACGGTAAAGCGAACATTGCGGAACACCCCGCCATTCGCTACCGTCATAATAAAGGGCGATGTTTCGTTGTTCCAGAACTGACCTGGCTGTAAAGAACCCATACTGCGGGTTGTCGGTTGGATGGTAACGCCGGGATCGTTGGAACGAATCGTGAGCCACGAAGTATCTACCATTGCAAATGAAGCGCTCGCTTGCATATACAGCACCAAGTTCGCCGATTCACCCGGTTCGACCCGACCGTCATGATCACCGCTCAACTCGGTAATCGTGTTGGCGGAATAGTGCACTTCAGGTACGTTTAGCATTTCCATCGCCCGCATCGCATCAATGCGACCGGCTCCCAACAAACCGTAGTAATTCGAGTTACCACCAAGACTGTAGATACTACTGTCGGCGCTTGCCAAGAGGATATCGATTACATCCTGATTGGAGCCTGCCAGCATCCGTGATTTAATCAATGCCGCCAAACCAGCCGCAAATGGACACGCCATTGAAGTGCCACTCATCATTGAGTAACTATTGGTAGGAATGGTCGACATGATGTTGCTGCCCGGTGCGCTGATATCGACAGTCGTACCATAATTCGAAAAACCGGATTTTACATCGGTGCTATTAGTTGACGCCACCGAAATCACGTTGTTCAATGCCGATGGGTAATGCGGACTCGATACATTGTCGTTACCGGCTGCCGCTAACACCACACAATTGCGGTTCCAGGCGTAATCGATAACTTGTTGTTCCTGAGTACCGGTTGTCGATCCGCCCCATGACAAAGAGATTACATGAGCGCCTTTACGAGCGGCATACTCGATTCCTTCATAACCTTCCGTTATGTATTGTTGGCAGCCCGCGCGAACTGCCATTGTGCGGCAGTTGAATCCTAATGATGCAACGCCGACGCCGTTCATCGTTTGAGCGTTGGCAATGCCGGCACAATGAGTACCATGCGAAGAGTTTGTCGGACTCGGCATTGGGTCACCATCATTCGAGGTCGGGTCAGCGCCATAGAAATTATCGACATAACCATCGGCATCGTCATCGACACTGTTCAGATCGGTGGCGTCAATAACACCATCCCCATTTAAATCTTCACCAGGATTTATCCACATGTTCGGTGATAAGTCCGGATGGGTGTACTGAACACCGGTATCGACAATTGCGACAATCACGGAATCGCTGCCAGTCGCGTAATCGTGCGCCAAATCCCCTTGAGTAATGTATAGTCCATACTGTTGTGACAACGTTGCCCGGGGATCGTTGTAAACAATGTCAGTAGTGTAGATGTAGCTCGGTTGCGCAAAAGCGATTGAGGGTGATGCAGAAAATGCGGCGATTGCAGCATCAAGATTGGTAGCTTCGGGAACGGTTAATTTCCACCAAGTTCGTAACTGAATACCACCTACTTCTTCTGGAGATAATGCCAGTG
This window encodes:
- a CDS encoding threonine--tRNA ligase, producing the protein MAVIEWKEQRIEFNPNEPVGAVLATAGVKDAIGILQGETFFDLQTPTRTEGSFVPVLPNTKQGLELLRHTAAHVMAQAVARLYGNVEFAIGPVIDDGFYYDFDLEHVFSPEDFPKIE
- a CDS encoding S8 family serine peptidase; protein product: MRKLKILGALSYFLLSVTAFAVDNCWPGKILVQFKGDPNQWLGMKELSPADAEIADLLKEWQVTSAKQMFPLALSPEEVGGIQLRTWWKLTVPEATNLDAAIAAFSASPSIAFAQPSYIYTTDIVYNDPRATLSQQYGLYITQGDLAHDYATGSDSVIVAIVDTGVQYTHPDLSPNMWINPGEDLNGDGVIDATDLNSVDDDADGYVDNFYGADPTSNDGDPMPSPTNSSHGTHCAGIANAQTMNGVGVASLGFNCRTMAVRAGCQQYITEGYEGIEYAARKGAHVISLSWGGSTTGTQEQQVIDYAWNRNCVVLAAAGNDNVSSPHYPSALNNVISVASTNSTDVKSGFSNYGTTVDISAPGSNIMSTIPTNSYSMMSGTSMACPFAAGLAALIKSRMLAGSNQDVIDILLASADSSIYSLGGNSNYYGLLGAGRIDAMRAMEMLNVPEVHYSANTITELSGDHDGRVEPGESANLVLYMQASASFAMVDTSWLTIRSNDPGVTIQPTTRSMGSLQPGQFWNNETSPFIMTVANGGVFRNVRFTVQVFAQPGDFSAEYYFDYYVGWPELLIIDDDEGSSFETYYDSVATVMNIQFNKYDMTMNGTLPANFMRNYGWVIWITGNATSTIDALDQTAITAYLQAGGKLLMVSQNIPEDPAALSFLTTVVDVTPLHNDLLHNTIEGVQTTTIGSAGTMYLGGGHGAGNGRVSQSTVTVGTSATACYTLGTTGEACGVQKVVGNGKIVLFTVALEGISTTETGTLSDLLANIRVWLAPSDVSEPGEHNLPSTYSVSDIYPNPFNATASLRITLPQAAGAKISVYTTEGRLAVSQDYRQLPAGINILPISLQGMGSGMYFVRIATTTGYTTTRKAIYLR